CTGTGGGACATGCCGCTGACGTTCCTGCTGCTGGGCGGGCTCCTCGCAGGCGAGTGGGCGTACCGTCGACACCGGGGGCTCGCATGAGCGCGTGGGCGTTCGCCCGGCGTGCGGCCCTCGCGGCCGCGGGGCTCGCGAGTGCGGCGGCGCTGGCGTCGGCGCAGCGCGCGCCGCGCACGCACGTCGTCGTGATCGCGGGTGCCGCGGGCGAGCCGGCGTACGCCGCGTCGTTCCAGGAGGCGGCGCTGGCGGTGGTAGACGCGGCGCGCACGCGCTTCGGCGTGGCGGCCGAGGACGTCGCGTACCTCGCGGAGGATCCGGCGCGCGCGCCGGGACGCGTCACCGCGCGCTCGACGCGCGAGGAGGTCGCGCGCACGCTCGGCCGCGTGGCGGCGCGCGCGACGCCGGGCGACCAGGTGTGGATCGTCCTCATCGGCCACGGCAGCGCGCAGGGCGAGGTGTCGCGCTTCAACCTGCCGGGCCCCGATCTCACGGCGTCGGACTTCGCGCGCATGCTGGAGCCGCTGGCGCGACAGCGGGTGGCGTTCGTGAACGCGTCGAGCGCGAGCGGCGACTTCGTGAAGGCGCTGGCCGGTCCCGGACGCGCGATCGTGACCGCGACCAAGTCGCCCACCGAGCGCAACGCGACGCGCTTCGCCCACCACTTCGCGACGGCGCTCGCGACGCCGGGGGCGGACGTGGACAAGGACGGCGGCGTCTCGCTCCTGGAGGCGTTCGCGTTCGCGAAGCGCGAGGTCGCGCGCGCCTACGAGACGGAGAACCGGCTGCTCACCGAGCACGCGCAGCTGGACGACGACGGCGACGGCGTCGGGAGCGCGGACCCGACCGTGACCGCCCGCGACGGAAAGCTCGCGGCGGCGCTGGTGCTCGGCGTCGCGGGCGCAGGAGGTGGCGGCGTGCTGTCCGACCGCGAGCGCGCGCTGGAGCAGCGGGTGACGGCGCTGCGCGCCCGTCGTGCGTCGCTCGACTCCGCGGCGTACTGGACGCAGATGGAGGCGGCGCTGGTGGAGCTGGCGCGCGCCTCGCGCGCCGCGCGCAGCGGTGCGGGAGCACGGCCATGAGAAAGCGTGTGCGGTGGACGGTGGAAGGCGCGGTGCTGGCGCTGGGCGTGCTGGCCGCACCGGTGGCGCTGAACGCGCAGGGCGACGCGCTCGCCCGCGGCACCGCCGCGCTGCGCGCGGGCCGGTACGACGAGGCGATCAACACGCTGTCGGGCGTCGCGAGCCGCGACGCCGCGCCCACCGCGCGGCGACTGCACGTGCGCGCGCTGCTCGAGGTAGGGCGTGACGCGGAGGCCGAGGCGGCGGCGCGCCGCTATGCCGCGGATCCTGGCACCGGCGACGCGTTGCAGGGAACCCTGGGCGACGTGCTGGCGCATCGCGGCGCGGTGCGCGACGCGCGCGCGGCCTACGAGCGCGCGCTGGCGCAGCGGGCGTCCGACTCGCTGGAGGTGCGCGTCGCGCTCGCGGCGCTGCTGGACGAGGCCGGCGACCGCGCGGCCGCGCGCACGCACTGGCTGCGCGTGGCGTCTGCGGGCGAGAGCGGGCGGCCGAGCGCGTCGCAGTGGGTGGCGATCGGCGAGGCGCAGCACCGGCTGTCGCGCACCGAGCCGGCGCGCGTGCGCCAGGCGCTGCGTGCGTTCGCCGCCGGGGAGGCCGCCGACGGGGGCGATCCCGAGCCGCGGCTGCGCGCTGGCGCGCTCTTCCTGGAGAAGTTCAATGCGCCCGACGCGCGAACGTCGTTCGAGAGCGTGCTGCGCGCGAACCCGCGCGATCCGCGCGCGCTGCTGGGAATGGCGCGCATCCGGCAGTTCGACGGTGCCCCGGGGGGCGCCGCGCTGGCCGATTCCGCGCTGAAGACCAACCCGCGGCTGCCCGAGGCGCACCTGCTGCTCGCGGGCACGCACCTGGAGGCCGAGGACTACACGCGCGCCGATGCGGCGGTGCGCAGTGCACTGGCGGTGGACTCGACGGCGCCCGACGCGCTGACGATGCTCGCCGCCGTGCGGCGCCTGCAGGGCGACGCCCCGGGCTTCGAGTCGGCGCGGCGGCGCGTGCTGGCGCGCGCGCCGCGCCACGCCGCGCTCTACGCGACGCTCGCGGACCTCGCGGCCAAGCACCGCCAGTACGCGACCGCGGCGCGGTTGGGCGCCGAGGGCGTCGCACTGGACTCGACCTCGTGGCGCAGCCACGCGGTGCGTGGCATCAACCAGCTGCGACTGGGGCACGCCGACTCCGCGCGCGCGAGCCTGGAGCGCGCGTTCGCGGGCGACCCGTACGACGTCTGGACGAAGAACACGCTCGACCTGCTGGACGCGACGCGCGGCTACCGCACCACGCGCACGGCGCGCTTCACGCTGCTGGCCGACAGCACCGAGTCGGCGCTCCTCACGCTGTACCTGGGCGAGCTGCTGGAGGACGGCTACGACAAGCTGTCGCGGCGCTACGGCTACCGTCCGCCGCCCATCCGCATGGAGCTGTACCGGTCCCACGCCGACTTCTCGGTGCGCACGGTCGGCCTCGCGGGGCTCGGCGCGCTCGGCGTCAGCTTCGGTCCCGTGCTGGCGATGGACGCACCGTCGGCGCGCAGCGCGGGTGACTTCCACTGGGGCGCGACGGCGTGGCACGAGCTGGCGCACACGTTCACGCTCGGCGTCACGGACAACCGGGTGCCACGCTGGCTGTCCGAGGGGCTGTCGGTGCTGGAGGAGCGGCGCGCGCGACCGGGCTGGGGCGATGGGCCGTCGCCCGCGTTCCTCTCCGCGTGGCGCGAGGGGCGCGTGCCACCGCCGAGCCGGCTGAACGACGGCTTCGTGCGTCCCGCGTTCCCGCAGCAGGTGATCCTCTCGTACTACGCCGCGTCGCTGGTGTGCGAGATGATCGAGCGCGACTTCGGCGCGGCTGCGGTGCCCGCGCTGCTGGCCGCGTACAAGCAGGGGCTCGGCACCGAGGCCGCGATCGCGCGCGCGTTGCGCCTCGACCTGCCGACGCTCGACCGCCGCTTCGATGCCTACGTGCGCGAGCGCTTCGGTCGGGCGATGGAGGCGGTGGCCGGCGGCACGGGTGGCCAGTACGGCCGCCTGATGGTCGCGGGTGACTCGGCGGCGCGCGCGGGGCGGACCGACGTGGCGATCGCCGCGTTCACGGGCGCGAAGGCGCTCTTCCCCGAGTACGCGGAGGGCGAGAGCCCGTACTGGCGGCTCGCGCAGCTGTACCAGGCGCGCGGCGACCGCGCGCGCGCCGCCGCCGAGCTGCGTGAGCTGACGGCGCGCAACGGTGGCCACCTGCAGGCGCAGCTCGCGCTGGCGCAGCTGCGCGAGCAGCTGGGCGACACCGCGGGCGCGGCGGCCGCGCTGGAGCAGGCGATCTGGATCTGGCCGTACGACCCGCAGGTGCACGCGCGCCTGGCGGCGCACGCCGAGCGGCTCGGCGACACGCGGAAGGTCGTGCGCGAACGCCGCGCGGTCGTCGCGCTGGCGCCGGTGGACCTGGCGGATGCACGCTTCCAGCTGGCGCGCGCGCTGGTGGCGGCCGGCGACCGCGCCGCCGCGAAGCACGAGGTGCTGCGCGCGCTGGAGTCGGCGCCGACGTTCGCGCCCGCGCAGGAGCTGCTGCTCACCCTGGTGGACGGAGGTGCGCGATGATCGGGAGGCGCGGTATCGCGCTGGCGACGGCGCTGACGGTCGCCGCGGTGGCCGGCGGCATGGTCACGGCCCGCGAGGTCGCGGCGAAGCAGCGCCAGGAGTACCTCACCGAGCCGCTGAAGAACACGCCGTACGACGGACGCTACACCTTCGCGCGCATCCGCTTCGCGCCGCGCGGCGGCGGCTCCGACTTCTTCGGGCGCGGCGATCCGAAGTGGAGCCACGACTACCCGACGGCCGAGCACAACTTCGCGAAGATCATCGTCGAGCTGAGCACGATCCGTCCGTACATGGAGGGCGGCAACGTCTTCACGCTCGACGACCCGGAGCTGTTCAGGTACCCGATCGCGTACCTGTGCGAGCCCGGCTTCTGGAACCCGACCGAGGCCGAGGCGGCGGGGCTGCGCGCGTACCTGCAGAAGGGCGGCTTCATCATCTTCGACGACTTCTTCGGGCGCCACTGGCAGAACTTCGAGGCGCAGATGCAGCGCGTGCTGCCGCAGGGCCGCCTGGTGAAGGTGGACCGGTCGCACCCGATCTTCGACGCGTTCTTCCACGTGGACCAGCCGGACCACGGCTTCGGCTCGGGCGGCGGGCGCGGCGCGCCGGAGTTCTGGGGGATCTTCGAGGACAACGATCCCGACAAGCGGCTGCTCGCGATCGTGAACTTCAACAACGACATCGGCGAGAGCTGGGAGTACTCGGACACGGGGATGATCCCGGTGGACGTCACCAGCACGTCGTACAAGCTGGGCATGAACTACCTCGTGTACGGGATGACGCACTAGGGCGCGCGCCCTTCACCTCAACGACGGACTCTCTGGTGACGACGCTGTCGGCCGAGCGCTCGACGCTCGAATCGCAGGACGACGTGGCGCTGGCCGAGCGGCTGCGCGCGGGGCGCGACGCCATCGTCGCCGAGCTGCGGCACCGCATCGTGGGGCAGGATGCCGTGATCGAGCAGGCGCTGGTGGCGCTCTTCTCGGGCGGGAACTGCCTGATCGTGGGCGTGCCCGGGCTGGCGAAGACGCTGCTCGTGTCGACGCTGGCGCGCGTGCTCGACCTGAGCTTCTCGCGCATCCAGTTCACGCCCGACCTGATGCCGAGCGACATCACCGGCACCGAGATCCTGCAGGTGGACGCGGTGAGCGGGCAGCGCGCGATGAGCTTCGTGCCGGGGCCGATCTTCGCCAACGTGGTGCTCGCCGACGAGATCAACCGCACGCCGCCCAAGACGCAGGCGGCGCTGCTGGAGGTCATGCAGGAGCATCGCGTGACGGTGCAGGGGAAGAGCTATCCGCTCGACCCGCCGTTCTTCGTCTTCGCGACGCAGAACCCGATCGAGCTGGAGGGCACGTATCCCCTCCCCGAGGCGCAGCTCGACCGCTTCATGTTCGAGATCGTCGTGGACTACCTCTCGGAGGACGACGAGGTGGCGGTCGTGCGCCAGACGACGGCGGCGCCGACGCACCGGCTGCGGCCGGTGGTGACGGCTGAGGAGCTGGTGGCGTTCCACGCGCTGGTGCGCCGCGTGCCCGTGTCGGATGCCGTCGCGCGCTATGCGGTGGCACTCGCACGCGCGAGCCGCCCGTCGTCGCCCAACGCGCCCGACGAGGTGAAGCGCTTCGTCGCGTTCGGGGCGAGCGTGCGCGCGCCGCAGCAGCTGATCCTCGCCTGCAAGGCGCGCGCGCTGATGCACGGCCGCTACCACGTCGGGTTCGAGGACGTGCGCGCGCTCGTGCGACCCGCGCTGCGGCACCGCGTGATCCTCAACTTCCACGCGCAGTCCGAGCGCGTGACCGTCGACCAGCTGGTGGACCGGCTGCTGCAGGCGGTGCCGGTGCCGTCGGCGCGGATGTGACGATGGCCACCTCCGCCACTCCCGCGCGCGCCGGAGGCGCCGCCACGCTCCTGGATCCCGCGGTGCTCGCGCGCATCGGGAGCCTGGACCTCGTCGCGCGCACGGTGGTGGACGGATTCCTGGGTGGGCTGCACCGCGCGCCGGCGCTGGGCGCGAGCACCGACTTCGCGGAGCACCGCGCGTACCTGCCCGGCGACGACCCGCGGCGCGTGGACTGGCGGCTGTACGCGCGCAGCGACCGCCTGCACGTGAAGGAGTTCGAGGCCGACACGAACGCCAGCGTCACCGTGCTGCTCGACGTCTCGAAGTCGATGGACTTCGCGCGCGGCGGCCGGCCGACGAAGCTGCGCTACGCGAAGATGCTGGCCGCGTCGCTGCTCTGGCTCGCGCGCCAGCAGCGCGACCGCGTGGGGCTGATCACCTTCGACTCCGCCGTGCGCGACTTCGTGCCGGCGAGCGGCAAGCACCTGCCGATGGCGCTGCACGCGCTCGACCGCGCGCAGCCCGGCGGCGCGGGCGAGCTGACGGCGCCGCTGCGCGCGTCGGCGGAGCACTTCCGGCGGCGCGGCATCGTGGTGGTGATCTCGGACCTGTACGTAGAGCCCGAGGCAGCGGTGGACGCGGTGCTGCAGCTGCGCAACCGCGGCAACGAGCTGCTCCTGCTGCACGTGCTCGATCCGGCGGAGCGCGACCTGCCGCTGGACGACGCGACGGGCTTCCGCGACCTGGAGACGGGCGACGCGCTGCCCGTGGTGCCCAAGACCGCGCGCGCCCAGTACCGCGCGCTGCTCGACGCGCATCTCGCCGCGCTGGCCGAGGTGACGAACAAGCGCGGCGTGCTCTACGGGCTGTTCGACACGGGCGAGCCGCTGGAGGCGGCGCTCTTCCGCTACCTGGCCGCGCGGCAGCGGCTGGAGCACCGGCGGTAGCGCGATGGGCTTCCTGACTCCGTGGTTCCTGGGCGGGCTGGCGCTGCTCGCGGTGCCGCTGCTGATCCACCTGACGCGGCGCGACCGCGCGACGCCGGTGCCGTTCCCGTCGCTGATGTTCGTGCGTCGCGTGCCACAGCCGTCGACGGCGCGCCACCGGCTGCGCGACCTGCCCCTGCTGCTCCTGCGCGCGCTGGCGCTGGCGCTGCTGGCGTTCGCGTTCGCGCGGCCGCTGCTCGACCGTGCGCGTGCGGCGGTGGCGGCGCCCGTCGGCGGCCGCGAGCTGGTGCTGCTCCTCGATCGCTCGGCCAGCATGGCGTCGCCCGACCGGTGGTCGCGCGCGCAGGCGGCGGCGCGCCGCGCGCTGGACGCGATCGGCCCGCGCGACCGCGTCACCGTCGTGTACTTCGACGGCGCGCCGACGGTCGCGGCACCGGCGGGCAACATGGTCGCGGCGCGGACCGCGGTGGACACCGCGCGTGCTGGTGCGGGCTCGACGCGCTACGCACCCGCGCTGGCGCTGGCGTCGCGCCTGCTGGCCAACTCGGCGCTGCCGCGGCGCGAGGCGCAGGTCATCAGCGACTTCCAGCGCGCGGGCTGGCGCGACGCACCCGAGGCGCGGCTCCCGGCCGGCGCGTCGCTGACGTGGGTGGACGTCGGCGGCGACGCGGCGCCGGACGTCGGCGTGGTGGGCGTGGACCTGCGCCGCGAGGAAGGCGCGAACGGCGCGACGGTGCTGCACGTCGCGGCGCGGCTGGTCACGAACGGCGGCGCGGCGCGCACGGTGCCGGTGTCGCTGGCGATCGGCGGGCGCGCGACGCGCAGCGTGCGCGCGAACGTCACGCCCGGCCAGCCCGCCATCGTCACCTTCGACTCGATCCCGCTGCCCGCCGGGTGGAGCACGGCGGCGGTGAGCGTGCCGAGCGACGCGCACCCGGCCAACGACCGCCACCACTTCGTCGCCGCGCGCGAGCAGGCGCTGCGCGTGCTGCTCGTCGACGGCCCGTCGCGCCGCGAGGACGCGGGCCTCTACCTCCGGCGCGCGCTCGGCGTCGGCGCGTCGTCGCCGTTCCGCGTGGACGTGGTGAACCGCGACGCGCTGCGCGCGGGCGACCTG
This region of Roseisolibacter agri genomic DNA includes:
- a CDS encoding DUF4159 domain-containing protein, coding for MIGRRGIALATALTVAAVAGGMVTAREVAAKQRQEYLTEPLKNTPYDGRYTFARIRFAPRGGGSDFFGRGDPKWSHDYPTAEHNFAKIIVELSTIRPYMEGGNVFTLDDPELFRYPIAYLCEPGFWNPTEAEAAGLRAYLQKGGFIIFDDFFGRHWQNFEAQMQRVLPQGRLVKVDRSHPIFDAFFHVDQPDHGFGSGGGRGAPEFWGIFEDNDPDKRLLAIVNFNNDIGESWEYSDTGMIPVDVTSTSYKLGMNYLVYGMTH
- a CDS encoding tetratricopeptide repeat protein produces the protein MRKRVRWTVEGAVLALGVLAAPVALNAQGDALARGTAALRAGRYDEAINTLSGVASRDAAPTARRLHVRALLEVGRDAEAEAAARRYAADPGTGDALQGTLGDVLAHRGAVRDARAAYERALAQRASDSLEVRVALAALLDEAGDRAAARTHWLRVASAGESGRPSASQWVAIGEAQHRLSRTEPARVRQALRAFAAGEAADGGDPEPRLRAGALFLEKFNAPDARTSFESVLRANPRDPRALLGMARIRQFDGAPGGAALADSALKTNPRLPEAHLLLAGTHLEAEDYTRADAAVRSALAVDSTAPDALTMLAAVRRLQGDAPGFESARRRVLARAPRHAALYATLADLAAKHRQYATAARLGAEGVALDSTSWRSHAVRGINQLRLGHADSARASLERAFAGDPYDVWTKNTLDLLDATRGYRTTRTARFTLLADSTESALLTLYLGELLEDGYDKLSRRYGYRPPPIRMELYRSHADFSVRTVGLAGLGALGVSFGPVLAMDAPSARSAGDFHWGATAWHELAHTFTLGVTDNRVPRWLSEGLSVLEERRARPGWGDGPSPAFLSAWREGRVPPPSRLNDGFVRPAFPQQVILSYYAASLVCEMIERDFGAAAVPALLAAYKQGLGTEAAIARALRLDLPTLDRRFDAYVRERFGRAMEAVAGGTGGQYGRLMVAGDSAARAGRTDVAIAAFTGAKALFPEYAEGESPYWRLAQLYQARGDRARAAAELRELTARNGGHLQAQLALAQLREQLGDTAGAAAALEQAIWIWPYDPQVHARLAAHAERLGDTRKVVRERRAVVALAPVDLADARFQLARALVAAGDRAAAKHEVLRALESAPTFAPAQELLLTLVDGGAR
- a CDS encoding DUF58 domain-containing protein codes for the protein MATSATPARAGGAATLLDPAVLARIGSLDLVARTVVDGFLGGLHRAPALGASTDFAEHRAYLPGDDPRRVDWRLYARSDRLHVKEFEADTNASVTVLLDVSKSMDFARGGRPTKLRYAKMLAASLLWLARQQRDRVGLITFDSAVRDFVPASGKHLPMALHALDRAQPGGAGELTAPLRASAEHFRRRGIVVVISDLYVEPEAAVDAVLQLRNRGNELLLLHVLDPAERDLPLDDATGFRDLETGDALPVVPKTARAQYRALLDAHLAALAEVTNKRGVLYGLFDTGEPLEAALFRYLAARQRLEHRR
- a CDS encoding MoxR family ATPase encodes the protein MSAERSTLESQDDVALAERLRAGRDAIVAELRHRIVGQDAVIEQALVALFSGGNCLIVGVPGLAKTLLVSTLARVLDLSFSRIQFTPDLMPSDITGTEILQVDAVSGQRAMSFVPGPIFANVVLADEINRTPPKTQAALLEVMQEHRVTVQGKSYPLDPPFFVFATQNPIELEGTYPLPEAQLDRFMFEIVVDYLSEDDEVAVVRQTTAAPTHRLRPVVTAEELVAFHALVRRVPVSDAVARYAVALARASRPSSPNAPDEVKRFVAFGASVRAPQQLILACKARALMHGRYHVGFEDVRALVRPALRHRVILNFHAQSERVTVDQLVDRLLQAVPVPSARM
- a CDS encoding BatA domain-containing protein, whose amino-acid sequence is MGFLTPWFLGGLALLAVPLLIHLTRRDRATPVPFPSLMFVRRVPQPSTARHRLRDLPLLLLRALALALLAFAFARPLLDRARAAVAAPVGGRELVLLLDRSASMASPDRWSRAQAAARRALDAIGPRDRVTVVYFDGAPTVAAPAGNMVAARTAVDTARAGAGSTRYAPALALASRLLANSALPRREAQVISDFQRAGWRDAPEARLPAGASLTWVDVGGDAAPDVGVVGVDLRREEGANGATVLHVAARLVTNGGAARTVPVSLAIGGRATRSVRANVTPGQPAIVTFDSIPLPAGWSTAAVSVPSDAHPANDRHHFVAAREQALRVLLVDGPSRREDAGLYLRRALGVGASSPFRVDVVNRDALRAGDLAGHGLVVLHDAPLRGAVGRALAEHVRNGAGLLVALGETSAPEAWEPALGALLPGAPGPVVDRTEAGGARLASTERGHPVFAPFADTHSGDLTAPRVLRRRGLRLASDAQVLARFDDGAPALAERAEGQGRVVVWTSTLDDWWTDVALQPVFVPFVHQLAAHTARYAPSPASYVVGQSVDPARLPGLTGSEWVAQAPSGRRVRLGGAGAASVLALDEAGVHQLRATSAAPGSGIPLAANADAAESDVARIEPAAMAAAVVDSARTGAQAAIAPPIETRAEREARQGFWWWFLAGALLLLAGETLLSNRRAPIAR